One segment of Castanea sativa cultivar Marrone di Chiusa Pesio chromosome 3, ASM4071231v1 DNA contains the following:
- the LOC142629486 gene encoding transcription factor bHLH149 gives MESAISNPDFNLEDEELKRTKRRKTETRDPESDPKPETIKWRSESEQRNYSTKLVEALRQVRRNSSSSSSPSSAKLVGRHREIRDAANRVLAVSAKGKTRWSRAILTSRLSSKLAHNNNNYNNTKHKKGANRVGAKVTGCSRLSRPEKKRLPPVQRKVKVLSRLVPGCRKVSLPNLLEETTDYIAALEMQVRAMTKITEILTGAPVNRFASS, from the coding sequence ATGGAGTCTGCGATCTCAAACCCGGATTTCAACTTAGAAGACGAAGAGTTGAAGCGAACGAAGCGTAGAAAAACCGAGACGAGAGATCCGGAATCGGATCCAAAACCCGAAACGATCAAATGGAGATCCGAATCGGAGCAACGAAACTACTCCACGAAGCTCGTCGAAGCTCTCCGCCAAGTCCGCCGCAattcctcctcttcctcctcgCCGTCGTCAGCCAAGCTCGTCGGACGACACCGCGAGATCCGAGACGCGGCGAACCGAGTTCTCGCCGTATCGGCCAAAGGAAAAACCCGGTGGAGCCGGGCGATTCTAACGAGTCGACTCAGTTCGAAACTCgctcacaacaacaacaactacaacAACACGAAGCACAAGAAAGGAGCGAACAGAGTCGGCGCTAAGGTGACCGGCTGTAGCCGGTTGAGTAGGCCGGAGAAGAAGAGGTTACCGCCTGTGCAAAGGAAAGTGAAGGTTCTGAGCCGGTTAGTCCCCGGTTGCCGAAAAGTCTCGCTGCCGAACCTTCTAGAAGAAACCACTGATTACATAGCGGCTTTAGAGATGCAAGTCCGAGCCATGACCAAAATCACTGAGATTTTAACCGGCGCTCCGGTTAACCGGTTCGCTTCTAGCTaa